Within Gilvibacter sp. SZ-19, the genomic segment ATAATGATCCAGCGTCTTAGCGCAAAATCAAAACCTTTAAAAAAGGCTCTCACCCATCCTTTAAAGACCTTTTTGATCTCGCTGAAGAAGAAGAATAAATCTAATTCTTCTGCGGCTTTATTGTTCGACTCACTCATTGTTAGTTAGCTTAATATTTGTTCCAATATTTTTTCTGTGATCAGATAAGTGGGTTTTACTCCCGTTGTTCCTAAACCGCCAGAAGCCAAGGTGCTTCCTGTCTTTAGTGGGTTATCTGATGCGTAATACGCATAATTCACCTTTACTTTCTTGCCTATACTGCCTCTAATTTTAGAAGCAGATTGAATGGCTTTTTGATAATGCGCGCCTTCCATTTCCAAGCCGATCACATTCCAAGTTGATTCGTAAAAGAACTGCAAAATATCTTTATTCTGCAAGGATGTTCCTAAAACTGTGATCATAGCCCCTGTACATACGTTCACATCATCGTCTGCAAACATGGCCTTCTTTAAACGGTTTTTAAAGGGATAATTGTCTGCTGTGCCTTCAAAAATGTGCGCAGAAGGAATCATAATATCGCCCTTATCGCCTTCTAATATCCCCGCTTTACCCATGATGGATACCGACTCTACATTTAAGAAGTGCTTCTTGCCTTGATCACATTGATAAGGTTTTAGAAGCTCGTCCATGGTTTCGTAGGCTTGCTCGCCAAAGGCGTAATCCATAACCACGATTATTGGATGCAGGTTTTCTGCTGAGGTTGCGTCTGTTACAGCAGGAGTGTAGTCTGGATAAGACTCCAGATCAAAGATCTGCACATCGATATTGGTCCCGCTGCTGTCCTTAAGGTAGATCATTCCTTCTTGCTGCGCCTTTTTGTAAACCTTGGCCCTTGAGGTTTTACTTTCTTCTTTGCTGAGGGACTGATAGACCTCTAAGGCAGATTTTTTAGCGAATTCAGCGGGTAATGCACGTTTGGCGTAAAGCGTATTCATTACCGAATGCATATTTGCGCTAATGATATGAATTGGACGCTTGAGCCAATCGCGGCTAAAGAGTTCTTTTTTAATATTATCTGCCCACCTTTCTCCGTGAATGTGATGTCCGAGTCTTTCTCGTAAAACAGGTGAAAAAGTGATTAGGCGCTTGGTTTTATTCAGATGTTCGTCCAAGGCCAATTTACCGAGGTGATAAATGATGCTGATGAATCTATTTGGATTCTCCTTACAGCTAAAACTGCTGTAAATATTGTTCACCTCTTCGAAAGTGCGCCCGAGGATATTCGCAATATGTGTAATGGCGATCTCTTTGTCTACCTGGCTCAATTTTGCATTCTTAGCCACGGCTTCTTCCACCTTTTTCCAATCGCGAATGTATTCGCCCTCATCGTCTATAAGGACGCGCTCCATGATCTTGTGTGATTCGATGTACAAGAAGGTCAAGTGCGTCAAGATGTCGTAGATCTCTGAGCGGCCTCGAGTAACCTCGATATTCATTTGCTCCTTATCTATACGATAACAGTTTCTGCGGCGTTTTGCCGGAACTATAGGTTTAAAGTGCGAGTTAGCATAGCCTTCGTTACTGGTTAAGTTGATATAACTACATTCTTCTATACCATAGGGAAGCCTATCCATAACATACAACAAGCCATTGAGCTCTATCTTCTCATCTGCGATGGAGCCGTAGATCTCCGGCTGTAAGGTCAATAAGGAATCTCGAAGTGTTTCTCCAGAAACGCCCATGGGTTTGTAGAAACCACGGTTAAACAAGTGGCGCATGGTGATGTACATGCGTTCTATAGCCGCGGTACTTTCTTGGGCTCTTGTACGTTCTAGCGTTGGGTTAACTGCCATACCGATTTTGGGCCAAAGATACAGAAATTAGCCTTGCAGCCTCAATAAGGCGTCTGCTATTTTACGGTCATTCGATAGGCGAGGGATCTTATTCTGACCTCCCAATTTCCCTTCATGCTTCATATGAGCATTAAAACTGCCCGGTTTTAAGGGAGTAATAACCAAGGTTCGTAGGATAGAACCTTCTAAAAGATCCGCATAATAGGTGTTCTGTGCTTGTAGTTCTTGGTCCAGGCAGTGTGCAACGGCATTTAGATCCTCTGGCAATGCTTCTGCCTCTACCAACCACTCGTGATATGGCAGACCAGAGTCTGGATTGATCTGTGGGGCAACGGTAAACTCGTTGATCTTAAGGTCAAAAGTATCTATGGCCACCTTCATGGCCTGTTCCACCTCTTTGCCAATAACATGTTCGCCAAAGGCCGAAATAAAGTGTTTGATACGCCCAGAAACTATGACGCGATAAGGTTTTAGGCTGGTGAATTGTACCGTATCGCCTAAATTATAACCCCAAAGGCCGGCGGTAGTAGAGATGATCATCACATAGTTCACTCCCAATTCAACTTCCCACACGGGAATCCGTTTGGGGTTGTCTTCGAAGAACTCCTCCGCTTTAATAAACTCGTAGAATATCCCAGCATTTAACAGTAGCAGCATTCCCTGCTGATCTTGGCTGTCCTGATAGGCAAAAAACCCTTCCGAAGCCGGATACAGCTCTATACTGTGCACTTTTCTGCCAATAAGTTCTTCAAAACGCGCCTTGTATGGCGCAAAATTCACTCCGCCGTAAATAAAGAGCTTGAAATTCGGGAAGAGCTCGCCTACTGGCTTTCCACCTTTAGCGATTAAACGTTCAAAATACATCTGCACCCAAGATGGAATACCGCTAATAACGCGCATATCTTCGGGTAGGGTTTCCGCAACTATGGCATCGACCTTGGTTTCCCAGTCGTCTATGCAATTGGTCTCCCAGCTTGGCATGCGGTTCTTTTGTAAATAAGAGGGCACATAATGGGCTACTATCCCCGAAAGTCGTCCCGTTTGTATACCGTTCTTGGTTGCCATTTCTGGGCTGCCCTGCAAGAAGATCATTTTACCATCCACAAAGTCTGCTTTTCCGGTCTCTGCGATATAACAAAGAATGGCGTTTCTTGCAGCCTTAATGTGCTCGGGCATAGAGACTTTGGTGATCGGAATATATTTTGCTCCGGAGGTGGTACCAGAGGTCTTGGCAAAATAGAGCGGCTTTCCGGGCCAGAGTACATCCGCCTCACCGGCCACCACTCGATCAACATAAGTTCGCAGGGCTTCGTAGTCTCTAACGGGTACCTTGGCAGCAAATTCGCGGTGATCCTGTATGTTCTCAAAATCATGATCGCGTCCAAAAGCTGTTCCCTTGGCCGATTCCAATAGGTTTTTCAAAACCTTCATTTGGTATTGCCTTGGTGCCGCAGACCATCGGTTTATGTCTCGTTTTACCTTTTTGGCAAGTAATTTTGCTGCAAATGATTTTAACGACATAGGGCCTTAGTCAAAGTCTATGAATTGAGAAGGATCAATGGGGTATCCATCACTCCAAAGTTCAAAATGTAAATGCGGTCCTGTAGAGAGTTCTCCAGTATTACCCACTATTCCAATTACTTCACCAGAACTCACCAGGTCTCCCTGCTGCTTACTCAAAGAGGAGTTGTGCTTATAGGCGGAGATCAAATTGTTCCCGTGATCGATTATCATTACATAACCTGTATCTGTTGTCCAACTGGCAAAGATCACCGTGCCGTCTGCAACTGCCTTAACGGGGGCATCTTTGGCGGCAACGATATCTACAGCAAAGTGCTTGGCATTAGGGTCATAAGCATCTGTAAGGGTTCCGTTCACTGGAGGGAAGAGCACAAAGTTCTTTTTGTTATCTGCCTCAAAAATGTTGTACTTGTCTTCTTGTTCTACTTGATCGCGCAGCAGTGAATCTGCCTTAGAAGCGTGTAAGTTCACCTCAGAGAGATCTACCTTGGCTGCCTCAATAATAGAATCCCTATTAAAATCCACCGAAGTTACATCGCCACTCAACACCCGTCTTATCGAAGCAATGTACTGCTCGTTCATGGCAACTACCTGTTGCAAGGAGTCTGTGGTATAGGCCAAAGAGGTGGCCTTGTTCTTTAAGGCTGTAGACGAATAGCCCGGAATGTACTCTCGCAAGGGTGTGAATGCGATGATCAAAGTGGTGATCCCTATGAGAAAAACCGCAAACAAAGTAGAGAATACAAAAACGTTTAGTCGATTCAGTTTAAAAGAGAATCGTTCTTCAAAGGTGTCGTCGTTGAGCACTACCAGTCGGTATTTGTACAACAACTTGCGCGAAATTCGCTGTCTTCTTGATTCTTTCTTGTTCATAAATCGGACCCTTACCGACAAAGATAATTAAACAGTGCTACCCGGTGCTAAAGTTGGTATAAAAACGTTTTTTCTGACGAATTCTTGTTACATTTGTTCAATAATACAAAGACTATGAACGCACTTTTCATTCCAATGGCAATCGGTTGGCCTCAAATAGTTTTGATCGCAGTAGTGGTATTGCTGCTTTTTGGTGGCCGTAAGATCCCAGAACTCATGCGTGGATTAGGAAGCGGAATCAAAGAATTCAAAGACGCCTCTAAAGAGGACGATTCCAATAAAAAGATAGAAGAATAATCCCGAGAAGATATATAGAAAAGCCGCTTTGAAAGCGGCTTTTTTTATGACTTGTCGGCAAACTTCAGCGACTTTAATATCGCTTCTAGTTCAAACTGGTAATCTCGCTTGTCTATAGAAGGAGCAAAGGTGAATCCTTCAACGATCAGATAACGATTGTTGGCCTCGTCTCTAATGGCGTAGTTCACAAAAGGTCCGGCCATCCACTTATCACGCACTTCCCAAGTACCCTTGGTCTCGTAAGCGAACCGGCCATCGATCTCAGCTTCAAAGATAAAAGGAGCGTAGGCCTCCTCGGTAATAAAACGTCCGCCTTCATCTACAGTAACATTATCGCCACCAATGGAATCGCGGAGTTTAATAATGTCATTAATTACCTCTCCCTGCGGATCTATAGCGTCCAAGCCTACTTCGTAAACAATGATATTCATGCTGCCGGTTCGAATGTCCTTGCGGATCCAAAAGAAATTGTCTTCTTGTTTGGCCAAGCGGTAAGCCGTAGGGATTAGCATATTGACCCCCATCTTTTCTTGCAATGGGGCCGTGTTCATTAACGATTTATTGATTCTTCGCTGTTTTTCCGTGATCTCCGTTGCCTTTATAGCAGCAATGATATCTCCCGATTTTTCATTGAGTTGGGCGATTAGCGCATCCTTATCTGGAGCTCCAACAAAAACACCTAGTTGGGGTTTGGCATAAGGGTTCTTGGCGTAGCGCACATAAGTGCTGTCAGATTGTGTGAACTGCACAAAGGTACGGTTGTACTTGGCAAAACCAGAGAAAGCAGATGGTGGGATCTGATTCATGTTGAACATCGGTTCGTCTTGTGGAAGTCCGTCTACAGGCGCGGCAAATACCGAACGCACTGCTTCCCCTACTCGGCCCTCCCAAAGCTCATTAGACATCACGATCTGCAGGTTGTTGATATTTCCGTTAGATTCCGCATAGATGCGAGCTGATTCCTTATCTGAATTTGTGCAAGAGGCTAAAACCAACAGCCCCACTAATGCTAAAAAGTATCGTATTCTCATTGTTTGATTTTTTTACCCCTTGGAGACTTTAAGCTTCATTCCGGGTTTTAATGCAGTACCGCTAATATCGTTCCAAGATTTGATGTTTTCCACGCTAACTCCAGGAAATTTTTGCGCTATGCTCCAGAGCGAGTCTCCTTGCTTTACGGTGTAAACCTTTGCGCCTTGACTATTGGTCTGTGTAGTGGTAGTCGACGAAGCCCTTGATCTGCCTGGGTTTCTGGGGTAAATGGTTAGTCTTTGCCCAACCCTTAAATTGTCTCCTCTAAGGTTGTTCCAGCGCCTTATTTGCGAAACACGAACCCCGTATTTTTTTGCAATTTTTCCTAAATAATCCCCGCTTCGGACGCGATATCTGATCTTGGCATCTTGTGCTACAAATTGGGGCAATGGTTTTTCTCGTTGTGCGATCTCTTGAGTTGCTAGGCCGTAAATAGCGTCTTCGTTCGCAACAAATGGACCCACCGCTTGAACAGGCAATCGCAAGACATAGTTTTCATCCTTTACCACTGGAATAATGCCTAAGAAATAGCTCGGATTTAGGAACTGCAATTGTTCCACGGGAACATTGGTGTATCGAGATACTTGTTCCAAAGTAATGAGCTGCTTTACCTTGATAGTGTCTGTGGCAATATAGGGTGTACTTGGCAAGGTTGGTTTAAACCCGTGCTCTTCGGCATATTCAAACAGATACATTGTAGCTAAAAAGCTCGGCAGATAACCTGCGGTTTCTCGCGGCAAATTATTTCTGATATTCCAATAATTGGTATAGCCACCTGATCTGCGGATGGCCTTAGAAACATTACCAGGGCCGGAATTATACGCTGCAAGTGCCAAGTCCCAATCTTCAAAGGAATTGTAAAGACTCTTCAAATATTTACAAGCCGCTTCTGTGGCCATTAAAGGATCCGAGCGTTCGTCTACATAGGAACTCACATCCAAACCGTAAATCTTGCCGGTTGTGAACATGAACTGCCACAAGCCAGTAGCTCCTACACGTGACTTTGCAGTAGGGTCTAAGGCAGATTCTACTATGGCGAGATACTTGAGTTCTAGCGGGATTTCATGGCGATTAAGCGCCTCCTCGAACATGGGGAAGTAATAATTGCTGCGCGCCATAAGCTTGCCCATAGATCTGCGTCTGTTCTTTAAATAGTATTTGATGACGCTTTCTAGCTGCGGATTGTATTCTACATTGAACGGCGTTTTGGCGTCTATGGCCTTTAGGCGTTCTTTAAGCAATTCTGTGGGAAGCTCTTCGTATTCGACAGGTTCGTAGTCGAGGTCGGTAATGGTGGTATAAAGCTCTTCGTAAAGCGTGTTGTTAGAAAGTTCGCTCAACCATAAGCTGTCCATTTTACTGGCTAAAGGGTCGTCCTTTAGGTCAAAAATAACAGAGTCTTTTGTCACCGTGGCGAATTCCACGCTGCTAAAATCTCCCTGATTCACGGCAGTTACCAGGGTGTCTACTACTTGAATGGTGTCTCTTGGCAACTGGCCTTGAACACCGCTATTCTCTTGTGCGCTCAGTCTTGCATCCGCGCCCAAAATCAGCAACAAAAAAGATAGAATAAGGGCTCTCATATCATCGTGCAAAATAAGTATTCGCGCTGGCAAACACAATTGTTTAACGTTTCTTTGCCGCCCTATAATATAAAACCCGCCTAATTGGCGGGTTTTTGATCGGTTCTTGTGTTTATCTGATGATCAGTTTCCGTGTGGCTGAACTGCTGTCAGAGACTACCTGAAGTAAATACATCCCAGACGGTAAGTTGGCACTTAGCGCTTTAGGGCCTGCACTTCCAGACAGATCAAAAGAAGCAACCTGCTTTCCAGTAATATCATAGATTATTGCCGACTGCAACTGCTCGCGTCCTTGATAATCCAGTGTAAATTCTCCCTGAGATGGATTTGGGCTTATGGTCAAGCCATTTTCAAGATCGAATTCATCTACATTGAGGCCATCGTCAACAATAAAAGACATATTATCTATCATGGTCTTGCCCGGACCCGTACCCGGTTCAG encodes:
- a CDS encoding GH3 auxin-responsive promoter family protein; translated protein: MSLKSFAAKLLAKKVKRDINRWSAAPRQYQMKVLKNLLESAKGTAFGRDHDFENIQDHREFAAKVPVRDYEALRTYVDRVVAGEADVLWPGKPLYFAKTSGTTSGAKYIPITKVSMPEHIKAARNAILCYIAETGKADFVDGKMIFLQGSPEMATKNGIQTGRLSGIVAHYVPSYLQKNRMPSWETNCIDDWETKVDAIVAETLPEDMRVISGIPSWVQMYFERLIAKGGKPVGELFPNFKLFIYGGVNFAPYKARFEELIGRKVHSIELYPASEGFFAYQDSQDQQGMLLLLNAGIFYEFIKAEEFFEDNPKRIPVWEVELGVNYVMIISTTAGLWGYNLGDTVQFTSLKPYRVIVSGRIKHFISAFGEHVIGKEVEQAMKVAIDTFDLKINEFTVAPQINPDSGLPYHEWLVEAEALPEDLNAVAHCLDQELQAQNTYYADLLEGSILRTLVITPLKPGSFNAHMKHEGKLGGQNKIPRLSNDRKIADALLRLQG
- a CDS encoding M23 family metallopeptidase translates to MNKKESRRQRISRKLLYKYRLVVLNDDTFEERFSFKLNRLNVFVFSTLFAVFLIGITTLIIAFTPLREYIPGYSSTALKNKATSLAYTTDSLQQVVAMNEQYIASIRRVLSGDVTSVDFNRDSIIEAAKVDLSEVNLHASKADSLLRDQVEQEDKYNIFEADNKKNFVLFPPVNGTLTDAYDPNAKHFAVDIVAAKDAPVKAVADGTVIFASWTTDTGYVMIIDHGNNLISAYKHNSSLSKQQGDLVSSGEVIGIVGNTGELSTGPHLHFELWSDGYPIDPSQFIDFD
- the tatA gene encoding twin-arginine translocase TatA/TatE family subunit, yielding MNALFIPMAIGWPQIVLIAVVVLLLFGGRKIPELMRGLGSGIKEFKDASKEDDSNKKIEE
- a CDS encoding DUF4837 family protein, which produces MRIRYFLALVGLLVLASCTNSDKESARIYAESNGNINNLQIVMSNELWEGRVGEAVRSVFAAPVDGLPQDEPMFNMNQIPPSAFSGFAKYNRTFVQFTQSDSTYVRYAKNPYAKPQLGVFVGAPDKDALIAQLNEKSGDIIAAIKATEITEKQRRINKSLMNTAPLQEKMGVNMLIPTAYRLAKQEDNFFWIRKDIRTGSMNIIVYEVGLDAIDPQGEVINDIIKLRDSIGGDNVTVDEGGRFITEEAYAPFIFEAEIDGRFAYETKGTWEVRDKWMAGPFVNYAIRDEANNRYLIVEGFTFAPSIDKRDYQFELEAILKSLKFADKS
- a CDS encoding LysM peptidoglycan-binding domain-containing protein, whose translation is MRALILSFLLLILGADARLSAQENSGVQGQLPRDTIQVVDTLVTAVNQGDFSSVEFATVTKDSVIFDLKDDPLASKMDSLWLSELSNNTLYEELYTTITDLDYEPVEYEELPTELLKERLKAIDAKTPFNVEYNPQLESVIKYYLKNRRRSMGKLMARSNYYFPMFEEALNRHEIPLELKYLAIVESALDPTAKSRVGATGLWQFMFTTGKIYGLDVSSYVDERSDPLMATEAACKYLKSLYNSFEDWDLALAAYNSGPGNVSKAIRRSGGYTNYWNIRNNLPRETAGYLPSFLATMYLFEYAEEHGFKPTLPSTPYIATDTIKVKQLITLEQVSRYTNVPVEQLQFLNPSYFLGIIPVVKDENYVLRLPVQAVGPFVANEDAIYGLATQEIAQREKPLPQFVAQDAKIRYRVRSGDYLGKIAKKYGVRVSQIRRWNNLRGDNLRVGQRLTIYPRNPGRSRASSTTTTQTNSQGAKVYTVKQGDSLWSIAQKFPGVSVENIKSWNDISGTALKPGMKLKVSKG